A window of Streptomyces marispadix contains these coding sequences:
- a CDS encoding spermidine synthase has translation MDDEPIPVSRAVHGGTAKLLPDVDNEGGWLLTVDGTPQSYVDLLDPAHLEFEYARRVAHALDLAAPPQHALDIVHLGGGALTLPRYAAATRPGSRQWVADDDAALLGFVAEHLPLPPASGIEVAAQDARDFLDGRDEASADVVIADVYGGVHVPAHLTTVSYAGAVRRVLREDGFCVLNVADAAPFRFAASQLATFETQFEHLCLVAEPSVLRGRRFGNIVLIASHTPFPVDALARRAASDAFPARVEHGAALERFIDGAAPVEDGDAVPSPEPPDGAFTVG, from the coding sequence GCTGGCTGCTCACGGTCGACGGCACGCCCCAGTCCTACGTCGACCTGCTCGACCCCGCGCACCTGGAGTTCGAGTACGCGCGCCGCGTCGCACACGCACTGGACCTGGCGGCGCCGCCCCAACACGCCCTGGACATAGTGCACTTGGGCGGCGGCGCACTCACCCTGCCCCGGTACGCGGCGGCGACGAGGCCCGGATCGCGGCAGTGGGTCGCCGACGACGACGCCGCGCTGCTCGGCTTCGTGGCGGAGCATCTTCCGCTGCCGCCCGCCTCCGGGATCGAGGTCGCGGCCCAGGACGCCCGCGACTTCCTCGACGGCCGCGACGAAGCCTCCGCGGACGTGGTGATCGCCGACGTGTACGGCGGAGTGCATGTGCCGGCCCATCTGACGACGGTCTCCTACGCGGGTGCCGTGCGCCGTGTCCTGCGGGAGGACGGCTTCTGCGTGCTCAACGTCGCCGACGCCGCGCCGTTCCGCTTCGCCGCCTCCCAACTCGCCACATTCGAGACACAGTTCGAGCATCTGTGCCTGGTGGCCGAGCCGTCCGTGCTGCGCGGCAGGCGCTTCGGGAACATCGTTCTGATCGCCTCGCACACGCCCTTCCCCGTCGACGCGCTCGCCCGTCGTGCGGCGTCGGACGCCTTTCCCGCCCGGGTCGAGCACGGGGCGGCGCTGGAGCGCTTCATCGACGGGGCCGCGCCCGTGGAGGACGGTGACGCGGTGCCCTCACCGGAGCCGCCCGACGGCGCCTTCACCGTCGGCTGA